Proteins co-encoded in one Spirosoma endbachense genomic window:
- a CDS encoding outer membrane protein assembly factor BamB family protein, translating into MKRSTLPFLFLVAVSLTAAQLIYIPGETESVTDWPEYLGGPDRNHYSTLTQLNTGNVNQLKVAWEYHSRDSGQVQCNPIIVDGTLFGVTASNQLFALDAATGQQKWRYVEPATKTFNTNRGVTYWKSNKAGDTQPARLLYAYGSWLYAINAQTGEPISGFGENGRVSLKVGLGESAKDKFVISNTPGTLFEDLLVMPLRVSEGADAAPGSIQAFNVRTGKLAWVFHTIPHPGEYGYETWPKDVYKNTEVGAANNWAGMAVDRKRGILYVPTGSAGFDFYGGNRKGQNLFANCLLALDARTGKRIWHYQLVHHDIWDRDLPAPPNLITLHQKGLSGSIKTIDAVAQVTKSAHVFIFDRVTGKPLFPIREMPVPISSLPDEVAWPTQPVPTLPAPFARQTIAESELSPYATNRDTLIAQYRRAKKGPFQPLSKTPTLLLPGADGGPEWGGAAVDPEGIMYVNANEMAWMFSLSATPKVDELAHLSPGHRLYTTYCVACHGPDRKGNPSSGYPSLVNISQRRDREYVARLITSGKGMMPGFSVITTAQKQELLAFLFNDEKVETVTMTPGTLTKPGPYVPYRFNGYTKFLDSKGYPAIKPPWGTLTAINLNTGHQVWQKTLGELPELTKQGILPTGTENYGGPVITKGGLLFIAATKDGMFRAYDKKTGNLLWQTQLPAAGFATPSTYEVNGKQYIVVACGGAKLGTRKGDSYVAFALP; encoded by the coding sequence ATGAAACGCAGTACTCTTCCTTTTCTTTTTCTAGTTGCCGTTAGCTTAACGGCTGCCCAACTGATCTATATACCTGGAGAAACTGAGTCGGTAACCGACTGGCCAGAGTATTTAGGCGGGCCAGACCGGAATCATTATTCAACGCTAACCCAGCTCAATACAGGTAACGTTAATCAGCTTAAGGTTGCCTGGGAGTATCATTCCCGCGACTCGGGTCAGGTACAGTGCAACCCGATTATTGTGGATGGCACGCTCTTCGGCGTAACGGCATCGAATCAGCTATTTGCGCTCGATGCTGCTACGGGTCAGCAGAAGTGGCGTTATGTGGAACCAGCCACCAAAACGTTCAATACCAACCGTGGTGTTACCTATTGGAAAAGTAATAAAGCCGGAGACACCCAACCCGCGCGGCTTTTGTATGCCTATGGCTCCTGGCTATATGCGATCAATGCCCAAACCGGAGAACCGATTTCTGGCTTTGGCGAGAATGGCCGGGTGAGTCTGAAAGTCGGATTAGGGGAATCGGCGAAGGATAAATTTGTGATTTCCAACACGCCGGGTACGCTTTTCGAAGATTTATTAGTCATGCCCCTACGCGTTTCGGAAGGAGCGGATGCGGCCCCCGGTTCGATTCAGGCGTTTAATGTTCGGACGGGTAAATTAGCGTGGGTCTTTCACACCATTCCGCACCCAGGCGAATATGGGTATGAAACCTGGCCTAAAGACGTCTATAAAAATACGGAAGTAGGAGCCGCCAATAACTGGGCGGGCATGGCGGTCGATCGTAAGCGTGGAATTCTGTATGTACCGACGGGTTCGGCCGGGTTTGATTTTTATGGCGGAAATCGTAAAGGCCAGAACCTGTTCGCCAATTGTTTACTGGCACTGGATGCCCGGACCGGCAAACGAATCTGGCATTACCAGCTGGTTCATCATGATATCTGGGATCGCGATTTACCGGCTCCACCTAACCTGATTACTCTTCACCAGAAGGGCCTGTCTGGATCCATAAAAACCATTGATGCGGTAGCCCAGGTAACCAAGAGCGCCCATGTCTTTATTTTTGACCGCGTAACGGGTAAGCCACTTTTCCCGATTCGAGAGATGCCTGTTCCTATATCGTCCTTGCCGGATGAAGTGGCCTGGCCAACGCAACCTGTTCCCACCTTACCAGCCCCTTTTGCCCGGCAAACCATTGCCGAATCGGAATTAAGTCCCTATGCTACCAACCGTGATACGCTGATAGCGCAGTATCGACGGGCAAAAAAAGGCCCGTTTCAGCCGTTAAGCAAAACGCCAACGCTACTGTTGCCAGGTGCCGACGGTGGGCCGGAATGGGGCGGTGCTGCCGTTGATCCCGAGGGCATTATGTATGTCAATGCCAACGAAATGGCCTGGATGTTTAGCCTGAGTGCAACGCCCAAAGTGGATGAACTGGCTCATTTAAGTCCCGGTCATCGACTCTATACAACCTACTGCGTGGCTTGTCATGGGCCAGATCGAAAAGGGAATCCGTCAAGCGGTTATCCATCCCTGGTGAACATCAGTCAACGGCGCGACCGGGAGTATGTAGCCAGGTTAATTACCAGCGGTAAAGGAATGATGCCGGGCTTCTCAGTTATTACTACCGCGCAAAAGCAGGAACTACTGGCGTTTTTGTTTAACGATGAAAAAGTGGAAACAGTAACTATGACTCCTGGTACGCTCACTAAACCTGGCCCCTACGTTCCTTATCGTTTCAACGGATACACGAAATTTTTAGATAGTAAAGGATACCCTGCCATCAAGCCGCCCTGGGGAACGTTGACCGCTATCAACCTCAATACAGGGCATCAGGTTTGGCAAAAGACGCTGGGCGAGCTCCCCGAATTAACGAAACAGGGTATTCTGCCAACTGGCACCGAAAACTACGGTGGCCCTGTCATCACAAAGGGAGGTTTACTATTTATTGCGGCTACTAAAGATGGAATGTTTCGGGCTTACGACAAGAAAACGGGCAATTTATTGTGGCAGACCCAACTGCCAGCAGCCGGTTTTGCCACGCCCAGCACGTACGAAGTAAACGGGAAACAATATATCGTAGTTGCCTGCGGAGGGGCAAAGTTAGGCACTCGCAAAGGGGATAGTTACGTAGCCTTTGCTTTGCCCTGA
- a CDS encoding RNA polymerase sigma factor has protein sequence MKDIGASDQEDRLYWNRFRNGEEVAFAWIYQRFVRVLYSYGMKINRDSTVVEDAIQDLFTDLWRTRSQLAEAKSVRFYLFRSLRRKIHRSLRPEDEYTKPFNPEADYEQPTLDSVEADIISEEEIEIQTTQLKSWLTCLPARQYEALLLRYYQDFSYSEIAAIMNISEQGARNVIQKALHTLRRLAFMVCLLGIGWGLKFFYS, from the coding sequence GTGAAAGATATTGGAGCATCCGATCAGGAAGATCGACTCTATTGGAATCGTTTCAGGAATGGTGAGGAGGTCGCTTTTGCCTGGATCTACCAACGCTTTGTTCGCGTGCTGTATAGTTATGGCATGAAAATTAACCGCGATTCGACCGTGGTTGAGGATGCCATTCAGGATTTGTTTACCGATCTGTGGCGTACTCGTTCTCAACTGGCTGAAGCCAAGTCCGTTCGATTTTACTTATTTCGCTCGCTACGCCGTAAAATTCATCGCTCGCTCCGTCCTGAGGATGAATATACCAAACCATTTAATCCCGAAGCCGATTATGAGCAACCTACCCTGGACTCAGTAGAAGCAGATATAATTTCTGAGGAAGAAATTGAGATTCAAACCACTCAGCTTAAATCCTGGCTGACCTGTTTGCCTGCCCGTCAATATGAGGCTTTACTGCTACGCTATTATCAGGATTTTAGTTATTCCGAGATAGCCGCCATCATGAATATTAGCGAACAAGGGGCCCGTAATGTGATCCAAAAAGCACTACATACCCTGAGAAGACTGGCGTTCATGGTCTGCCTTTTAGGCATTGGCTGGGGACTTAAATTTTTTTATAGTTAA
- a CDS encoding RagB/SusD family nutrient uptake outer membrane protein, which produces MKPILNYTALTLLLSLATLSACKQQFLDLGLQGVYNESDLLSKKGIDGFLIDAYATLDGNLSANFLGLSGTYNWIWGSITGGDAYKGGTNFTDQSEINQVMQYATPTTNSQLLARWNGIFDGIGRTNIVLKELAKATDPALTDALKKQIEGEARFLRAFHHFEGKKIFGNIPFVDEKATDYKIPNTDASGNYVNIWPQLETDFKFAYDNLDEMKTGKGRVNKWTAGAYLAKAYLYQSKFTEAKALFDVIIGQGKTSQGVKLDLTTGFGENFRIATQNSKESMLEVQSAIGDGASDNTNGFREAILCYPNGIAGGTNSWFYRPSQNLVNAFRTDENGLPLLDTYNDVDVTSNEMVPDASSFTPYAGNLDPRLDHTVGRRGIPYLDWGMMTGVAFTAPPGESITNGGPFTGKKHVFASVEYSSGQVVRASFGIASALNYDLMRFADVLLMAAECEVEVGSLDKAREYVNRVRARAAASPIKTLDGTANAARYVVSPYATAWASKEVARKAVRFERRIELGMEGHRFFDLVRWGIADQVINTEYLPKESVRRSLALGSGVKFTKNKSEYQPIPDYAITQSFVAGKPTLKQNPGY; this is translated from the coding sequence ATGAAACCGATTCTAAATTATACGGCACTCACCTTATTGCTTTCGCTGGCTACCCTTTCGGCCTGCAAACAACAATTTCTTGACCTGGGGCTCCAGGGCGTTTATAACGAAAGCGATCTACTTAGCAAAAAAGGGATCGATGGGTTTTTAATTGATGCTTATGCTACGCTAGATGGAAATTTATCGGCCAACTTCCTGGGCCTTAGTGGAACCTACAACTGGATATGGGGCAGTATAACCGGGGGAGATGCCTATAAGGGCGGCACTAATTTCACCGACCAAAGCGAAATTAACCAGGTGATGCAGTATGCAACCCCCACCACGAACTCCCAATTACTGGCCCGCTGGAATGGTATTTTCGATGGTATTGGCCGGACCAATATCGTCTTGAAAGAACTGGCCAAAGCAACCGATCCTGCCCTAACGGATGCCCTGAAAAAACAGATCGAGGGCGAGGCTCGTTTCCTGCGTGCTTTCCATCATTTTGAGGGAAAGAAAATCTTTGGCAACATTCCCTTCGTGGATGAAAAAGCCACTGATTATAAAATCCCGAATACCGATGCGAGTGGTAACTATGTCAACATCTGGCCTCAACTGGAAACCGACTTTAAATTCGCTTATGATAATCTGGACGAAATGAAAACGGGGAAAGGCCGGGTCAATAAATGGACGGCCGGGGCGTATCTGGCCAAGGCGTATCTGTATCAGAGTAAATTCACGGAGGCCAAGGCACTATTTGATGTTATCATTGGTCAAGGTAAAACCAGTCAGGGTGTAAAGCTGGACTTAACGACGGGCTTTGGCGAGAACTTTCGGATCGCGACACAAAACAGTAAAGAGTCGATGCTGGAGGTACAAAGCGCCATTGGTGATGGAGCCAGCGACAATACGAACGGGTTTCGGGAAGCCATCCTTTGTTACCCCAACGGTATTGCAGGTGGCACGAACTCCTGGTTTTACCGACCGTCACAAAACTTGGTCAACGCGTTCCGCACCGATGAAAATGGCCTGCCCTTACTTGATACGTATAACGATGTCGATGTTACGTCGAATGAGATGGTGCCGGATGCCAGCTCGTTTACGCCCTACGCGGGTAATCTGGACCCTCGTTTAGACCATACTGTTGGGCGCCGGGGTATTCCCTATCTGGACTGGGGTATGATGACGGGGGTTGCTTTCACGGCCCCTCCTGGTGAGTCGATTACCAATGGTGGGCCATTCACGGGTAAGAAGCACGTTTTCGCGTCGGTCGAGTATAGTTCGGGGCAGGTGGTCCGGGCTAGTTTTGGCATTGCCAGCGCCTTGAATTATGATTTGATGCGGTTTGCCGACGTGTTATTGATGGCGGCTGAATGCGAAGTAGAAGTCGGTAGTCTGGATAAAGCGCGTGAATACGTCAATCGCGTTCGTGCCCGAGCTGCGGCTTCACCCATCAAAACGCTGGACGGAACCGCCAATGCTGCCAGGTATGTAGTTAGTCCCTATGCTACAGCCTGGGCCAGCAAAGAGGTTGCCCGAAAAGCCGTTCGCTTTGAACGGAGAATCGAGTTAGGAATGGAGGGGCACCGCTTCTTCGACCTGGTTCGCTGGGGCATTGCCGATCAGGTTATTAACACCGAATATTTACCTAAAGAAAGTGTGCGCCGTTCGCTGGCCTTGGGCAGTGGCGTTAAGTTTACCAAAAACAAAAGTGAATACCAGCCCATTCCGGATTATGCTATCACGCAAAGTTTTGTTGCTGGCAAGCCAACACTTAAACAGAATCCTGGTTATTGA
- a CDS encoding TonB-dependent receptor: MKKTVRIKKKLIHLMKLSLLHISIAIIFAGVSLAREVTAQELLDRKINLRITNQDFISVLASIEKQAEVKFTYRSKLVMATQRMTFTIVNESLGQVLDRLLHPLQIKYKVIKNQIVLSPLTTQSDEVRIQYEPDSDTESIADISVSGTVTDEKGEALPGVTVVVKGTPRGTTTDAGGVYRISVTDASSVLLFSFVGYTTKEVSVGNRTEIKVQLEASNNQLTEVVVTGYTTQQKKDIIGAVSVVKASDLNATPSANLIAQLQGRAAGVTVSSTGDPGSSASIRIRGFASYGNNNPLYVIDGVPTTDASRINPQDVESIQVLKDASSASIYGARAANGVIIITTKGGKMGKTTLTYDMYYGIQSTPLNRIPKLLNTSELLTYLDKTTASTFVDPIFGQHGSFAIPDRYIVSNGFKGGVSASDPRANPDLYTIADYTNPYQIFQTSPGTNWFDAMSQKGIIQSHQLTASGGNDKSTFSLGMNYFNQQGTFKNTGYDRYSLRLNSSFSPTNFLTVGENIQVSYDNRRGDATVIGETSAWAYALRSASFIPVYDSKGGYGGSLVGGTAGVGYNPVSYLERRKDWTNQNLRAFGNVFAQVNINKDLALRTSIGVDARNGTLQRAFLKEYEASQSRRVTQLTEASNNYLSWTWSNTLTYQKKIAQLHDVKVLLGTEAIKNTGRGLFGAKSNYDFESNNFLSLNTGLPQSLGDVSANDADINRNTLLFSNSLFSYFGRLDYIFKDRYLLNATFRRDGSSLFGPNVRYANFPSLGVGWRISDEAFLKSFSWLNELKLRAGWGQMGSISNVPAFNQYSTYSASPGSNYYDINGINIGSTQGYGASSQGNLLTKWETTETTNLGLDATIMQGKWSFAVDVYTKNTRDLLVPSLRNGLELLVTKPLVNLGTMRNTGIDLQITNQGRITSELKYDATLTFTHYKNQLTKLNDENTAQLVAASRITNALITTQGQAVSSFYGYQLDGFYNSQEEVNAGPKINGASGVVGSWKYKDINGDGNITTADRTVLGSPHPNFQMGLNLGFSWKGFDLSSFVFWNQGNQLYNYTKYFTYMGVLGGSVASGKLYDAWTPETAATAKTPQLGVGATNGYTAFVTGNSSSFYVENGSYLRGKTIQLGYSFPKTLLKTIKLSNLRIYAQAQNFFTITKYSGADPDLGLVSGASVEQTASSDQNLGVDYSGYPNPRQFLLGLNVSF, from the coding sequence ATGAAAAAAACAGTACGAATCAAAAAAAAACTGATTCACCTCATGAAACTATCGCTCCTGCATATTTCGATAGCGATCATATTCGCAGGGGTGTCTTTGGCTCGGGAAGTTACAGCCCAGGAACTCTTGGATCGAAAAATAAACCTGCGAATCACTAACCAGGACTTTATCAGTGTTCTGGCAAGTATTGAGAAACAGGCGGAGGTAAAGTTTACCTACCGATCCAAACTCGTGATGGCTACCCAACGTATGACGTTTACTATCGTCAATGAATCGTTAGGGCAAGTGCTGGACCGGCTGCTTCATCCCCTACAAATCAAGTATAAAGTCATTAAAAATCAGATTGTTTTATCGCCCTTGACGACGCAATCCGATGAAGTAAGGATTCAATATGAACCAGATTCCGACACAGAATCAATTGCGGATATATCCGTTTCTGGTACCGTTACGGACGAAAAAGGCGAAGCACTACCGGGCGTCACAGTAGTGGTTAAAGGGACTCCGCGTGGCACAACAACCGATGCGGGCGGTGTGTACCGAATTAGCGTTACCGATGCGAGCTCAGTTTTACTATTCAGTTTCGTCGGCTATACGACAAAAGAGGTTTCGGTAGGAAACCGAACCGAAATCAAGGTGCAACTGGAAGCGAGTAACAACCAACTCACCGAAGTAGTCGTAACGGGCTATACCACCCAACAGAAAAAAGACATCATCGGGGCCGTATCCGTCGTGAAAGCCAGCGACCTGAATGCTACACCATCTGCAAATTTGATAGCCCAATTGCAGGGCCGGGCAGCCGGGGTTACGGTCAGTAGCACCGGCGATCCAGGTAGTTCGGCCTCTATCCGTATCCGTGGCTTTGCCTCCTATGGAAACAACAATCCACTCTACGTAATCGACGGCGTTCCAACCACCGATGCCTCGCGTATTAATCCGCAGGATGTAGAATCGATCCAGGTGTTGAAAGATGCCTCCTCGGCATCGATCTATGGGGCCAGAGCTGCCAATGGGGTCATTATTATAACGACTAAAGGCGGAAAAATGGGCAAAACGACCCTTACCTACGATATGTATTATGGTATTCAGTCAACCCCGCTCAACCGAATTCCTAAGCTGTTAAACACGAGTGAATTACTGACGTATCTGGATAAAACGACCGCATCCACGTTTGTGGACCCGATTTTTGGTCAGCATGGGTCATTTGCCATTCCTGATCGCTACATCGTTAGCAATGGATTCAAAGGGGGCGTCTCAGCCAGTGACCCGCGCGCAAATCCAGATTTATATACCATTGCTGATTATACGAATCCGTACCAGATTTTTCAGACCAGTCCGGGTACCAACTGGTTCGATGCTATGTCGCAAAAGGGCATTATTCAGAGCCATCAGCTAACGGCTAGCGGAGGCAACGATAAATCGACCTTTTCGCTGGGCATGAATTATTTTAATCAGCAGGGCACCTTCAAAAATACGGGCTACGATCGGTATTCACTACGACTTAATTCCAGCTTTAGTCCCACTAATTTTTTAACCGTGGGGGAAAATATTCAGGTTTCGTACGACAATCGGCGGGGCGATGCTACCGTCATTGGCGAAACCAGTGCCTGGGCGTATGCGCTCCGAAGTGCGTCCTTTATACCCGTTTATGATAGTAAGGGCGGCTACGGGGGCTCACTCGTTGGAGGAACTGCTGGCGTTGGCTATAATCCGGTATCGTATCTGGAGCGCCGGAAAGACTGGACAAATCAGAATCTGAGAGCGTTTGGGAATGTCTTTGCACAGGTGAACATCAATAAAGACCTGGCCTTGCGAACCTCTATCGGTGTTGATGCACGTAATGGAACGCTTCAGCGGGCCTTTTTAAAAGAATACGAGGCCAGCCAGTCACGACGAGTGACCCAGTTGACCGAGGCTTCGAATAATTACCTGAGCTGGACATGGAGCAACACGCTGACGTACCAGAAAAAGATTGCTCAGTTGCACGACGTAAAGGTTTTGCTCGGTACCGAAGCCATTAAAAATACAGGACGAGGTTTGTTTGGGGCCAAGAGTAACTATGATTTTGAGTCCAACAATTTCCTGTCGCTCAATACGGGTTTGCCGCAGTCGCTGGGCGATGTTAGTGCCAACGATGCTGATATTAACCGGAATACGCTGCTATTCAGCAATTCACTCTTTTCCTATTTCGGTCGGCTCGACTATATTTTTAAAGACAGGTATTTGTTGAATGCTACCTTTCGTCGGGATGGATCATCGCTCTTTGGACCCAATGTACGCTATGCCAATTTCCCGTCTCTCGGTGTCGGCTGGCGTATTTCCGACGAAGCATTCCTGAAATCGTTTAGCTGGCTCAATGAGTTAAAACTACGCGCTGGCTGGGGTCAGATGGGCAGTATTTCCAACGTGCCCGCCTTCAATCAGTATTCAACCTACAGCGCTTCGCCGGGCAGTAACTACTACGATATTAATGGGATTAATATCGGCTCAACGCAGGGTTATGGGGCTAGTTCACAGGGTAATTTGCTAACCAAATGGGAAACCACCGAAACCACCAATCTTGGTCTGGATGCCACCATAATGCAAGGCAAATGGAGTTTCGCCGTCGACGTGTATACAAAAAACACGCGTGACTTACTGGTGCCTAGTCTGCGAAATGGACTGGAATTGCTGGTAACCAAGCCATTGGTCAATCTGGGAACCATGCGCAATACAGGTATAGACCTGCAAATAACGAATCAGGGGCGTATCACATCGGAGTTGAAATATGATGCGACCCTGACATTTACCCACTACAAAAACCAGCTGACCAAACTCAACGACGAAAATACCGCGCAGCTGGTAGCCGCGAGCCGGATAACCAATGCCCTGATTACAACGCAGGGACAGGCTGTCTCGTCCTTTTACGGGTATCAACTAGATGGTTTTTATAATAGCCAGGAGGAGGTTAATGCGGGCCCTAAAATCAATGGTGCATCGGGTGTAGTAGGTTCCTGGAAATATAAAGACATAAACGGAGATGGTAACATCACTACTGCCGACCGAACCGTGCTGGGGTCTCCCCATCCCAATTTTCAAATGGGACTGAACCTCGGCTTTAGCTGGAAGGGATTTGATCTCAGCAGTTTTGTATTCTGGAACCAGGGAAATCAGCTCTATAATTATACCAAGTACTTTACCTACATGGGTGTGTTGGGAGGTTCCGTTGCTTCCGGGAAATTATATGATGCCTGGACACCCGAAACTGCCGCTACCGCCAAGACGCCCCAATTGGGTGTAGGAGCCACCAATGGCTATACGGCCTTCGTGACGGGCAATTCGAGTTCGTTTTACGTAGAGAATGGGTCGTATCTGCGGGGTAAAACCATCCAGTTGGGCTACAGCTTTCCCAAAACGTTACTGAAGACCATTAAGCTGAGTAACCTTCGGATATACGCGCAGGCGCAGAATTTCTTCACCATTACCAAATACAGCGGAGCTGATCCTGACCTGGGACTCGTATCGGGCGCATCGGTTGAGCAAACAGCCAGCAGCGACCAGAATCTGGGCGTTGATTATTCCGGGTATCCCAATCCGCGTCAGTTTTTATTGGGCCTAAACGTATCCTTTTAA
- a CDS encoding FecR family protein, whose translation MYQNYTTDDFLQDPAFRKWVLQGTPSDDAFWADVLLNFPRQRDSIRQAREFLLTLHGQVEADFPSEQQVDLIYKRILENKQETPVRPLHQWSGWWVAASISLLIAVGGWWFTQKDTSRIAYSDATVPLDSRLFEQVVNTTATVQIVNLPDGSQASLEPRSQLQYRKAFADTIREVFLVGEAFFDVQKNPAKPFLVRANAITTKVLGTSFRVSAYDQDQQIKVMVKTGRVSVFPTQSRKHPDPEQDGLILTPNQQADFTKTDAHFTRTLIDKPIPIIPQTELQQFSFRNARLPEILQAIEKTYGVELIFDEQQLSNCRLTTSLDNENLFEKMDILCEAIGATYKLVDAQIIIESKGCE comes from the coding sequence ATGTACCAGAATTATACGACTGATGATTTTTTGCAGGACCCCGCTTTTCGGAAATGGGTGTTGCAGGGAACGCCCAGTGACGATGCTTTCTGGGCTGACGTTTTGCTAAACTTTCCTCGTCAACGGGATTCCATCCGGCAGGCGCGGGAATTTCTGCTTACTTTACATGGGCAGGTCGAGGCTGATTTTCCGTCGGAACAGCAAGTTGACTTAATCTATAAGCGAATTTTAGAAAATAAGCAGGAAACGCCCGTTCGTCCTTTACATCAATGGTCGGGTTGGTGGGTCGCGGCCTCCATTAGCCTACTTATTGCAGTTGGAGGCTGGTGGTTTACGCAGAAAGATACCTCCCGAATCGCCTATTCTGATGCGACAGTTCCCCTTGATTCCAGGCTGTTTGAGCAAGTCGTTAATACGACTGCCACCGTCCAGATAGTGAACTTGCCTGATGGAAGCCAGGCATCACTGGAACCCCGTTCACAACTTCAGTATCGAAAAGCATTTGCCGATACCATCCGAGAGGTTTTCCTGGTCGGAGAAGCTTTTTTTGACGTACAGAAAAATCCAGCCAAACCCTTTCTGGTCCGTGCGAATGCCATTACGACGAAGGTACTGGGCACTAGTTTCCGCGTGAGCGCCTATGACCAGGATCAGCAAATCAAAGTAATGGTGAAAACTGGGCGGGTATCTGTTTTCCCGACCCAAAGCCGAAAACATCCTGATCCTGAACAGGACGGACTCATCCTGACTCCGAATCAGCAAGCCGATTTTACAAAAACGGACGCTCACTTTACCCGTACTCTCATCGACAAACCAATCCCGATTATCCCGCAAACTGAGTTGCAGCAGTTTTCATTTCGGAACGCACGCTTGCCTGAGATTTTGCAGGCCATTGAAAAAACGTATGGGGTAGAGCTCATTTTCGACGAGCAACAACTGAGCAATTGCCGACTGACAACTTCGCTGGACAACGAAAATTTATTTGAAAAAATGGATATACTCTGCGAAGCGATTGGGGCCACCTATAAACTTGTAGATGCCCAAATTATTATCGAGAGTAAAGGCTGTGAATAA